One Oscillospiraceae bacterium genomic region harbors:
- the dnaB gene encoding replicative DNA helicase: MPRNEELSLSSLGIQMPYNMQAEQSVLGAALMDETVLNRLITDMEPEMFYSDQNRAVYETMRSLYTESEAVDLITLVNALGNNGTFAGADDAKVYVTHLAETVPAISNVDSYLKIVREKYQARRLIEAARSILSETSSGEDADMLLESAEQKIYDIRSGRDKSGVKTIRESILEVIDTMQKLSGADRDKFAGIPTGFNYLDTVLTGLGRSDLIILAARPGMGKTSFALNIATNVARQQKVPTIIFSLEMTCEQLTDRILSSTANIDSQAFRTGRLNNSDWNDFAQATSLLYNAPIYMDDSSGISVPEIKAKIRTINQDPKKEKIGLVIIDYLQLMQSAKRTESRVQEISDITRNLKIMAKELNVPVIALSQLSRAAEKTTGRSDHRPQLSDLRDSGSIEQDADVVLFLYRAAYYNSQNGEDSQANENEAECIVAKNRHGETSVVRLGWDGAHTRFSNLDVSHEY; encoded by the coding sequence ATGCCGAGAAATGAAGAATTGAGCCTGTCCAGTCTGGGCATCCAGATGCCCTACAACATGCAGGCCGAGCAGAGCGTGCTGGGCGCCGCCCTGATGGATGAAACGGTGCTGAACCGCCTCATCACCGATATGGAACCTGAAATGTTCTATTCGGATCAGAACCGCGCCGTCTACGAGACGATGCGCTCTCTTTACACCGAGAGCGAAGCCGTCGACCTCATCACGCTGGTCAACGCCCTGGGCAACAACGGCACCTTTGCCGGTGCAGACGATGCCAAGGTCTACGTTACCCACCTGGCCGAGACGGTCCCGGCTATCTCCAACGTCGATTCCTACTTAAAGATCGTCCGGGAAAAGTACCAGGCCCGCCGCCTGATCGAAGCCGCCCGCAGCATTTTGAGCGAGACATCCTCCGGCGAGGATGCCGACATGCTGCTGGAAAGCGCCGAACAGAAGATTTATGACATCCGCAGCGGCCGCGATAAATCCGGCGTCAAGACCATCCGGGAATCCATCCTGGAAGTTATCGACACCATGCAGAAGCTGAGCGGTGCCGACCGCGACAAGTTCGCCGGCATCCCCACGGGCTTCAACTACCTGGACACCGTGCTTACCGGCCTGGGCCGTTCGGACCTTATCATTCTGGCCGCCCGCCCCGGTATGGGCAAGACCTCCTTCGCGCTGAACATCGCCACCAACGTGGCGCGTCAGCAGAAGGTTCCAACTATCATTTTTAGCTTGGAAATGACCTGCGAACAGCTGACTGACCGTATCCTTTCCAGCACTGCCAACATCGACAGCCAGGCATTCCGTACCGGCCGTCTGAACAACTCCGACTGGAACGATTTTGCCCAGGCTACGTCGCTTTTGTATAACGCACCCATCTATATGGACGATTCCTCCGGCATTTCGGTGCCGGAGATCAAGGCGAAGATCCGCACCATCAACCAGGATCCCAAAAAGGAAAAAATCGGCCTTGTCATCATCGACTACCTGCAATTGATGCAGAGTGCCAAGCGCACTGAGAGCCGCGTGCAGGAAATCAGTGATATTACCCGAAACCTGAAGATCATGGCCAAGGAACTGAACGTCCCGGTCATCGCTCTGTCGCAGCTTTCCCGTGCAGCGGAAAAGACTACCGGCCGTTCGGACCACCGCCCCCAGCTTTCCGACCTGCGTGATTCCGGCTCTATCGAGCAGGACGCCGATGTCGTGTTGTTCCTCTACCGTGCGGCCTACTACAACTCCCAAAACGGCGAGGACAGCCAGGCCAACGAGAACGAGGCCGAGTGCATCGTGGCAAAGAACCGTCACGGTGAGACCAGCGTTGTGCGCCTGGGCTGGGACGGCGCGCATACCCGCTTCAGCAACCTGGATGTGAGCCATGAGTACTGA
- a CDS encoding ComEA family DNA-binding protein has product MQKQQPNRKVLLFLATLVVLAGIVWGALFLIAPIWQPGTPVAYMPALPQTEAAAESAPTQLVDLNTADAETLQTLPGIGPAKAAAIIAYRVEHGPFAALQDVANVPGISEQMTEKWAGLAQTGTPAEKAP; this is encoded by the coding sequence ATGCAAAAACAGCAGCCTAACCGAAAAGTACTGCTGTTTTTGGCCACACTGGTGGTGCTGGCAGGCATTGTATGGGGCGCGTTATTCTTGATTGCCCCGATCTGGCAGCCCGGCACACCAGTCGCGTATATGCCAGCACTGCCGCAGACGGAAGCCGCCGCCGAGAGTGCGCCGACACAGCTGGTGGACCTGAACACCGCCGATGCCGAAACCTTGCAGACCCTGCCCGGCATCGGCCCGGCCAAAGCGGCAGCCATCATTGCCTACCGGGTAGAGCACGGCCCTTTTGCGGCGCTGCAGGATGTGGCCAATGTCCCCGGTATATCAGAGCAAATGACAGAAAAATGGGCAGGCCTGGCACAGACGGGAACGCCCGCCGAAAAGGCACCATAA
- the hpt gene encoding hypoxanthine phosphoribosyltransferase, whose product MQSVMDRDIDHILVSEEQLKTRVAELGTQISKDYAGKNLLLVSILKGSVVFMADLMRAVSIPCGIDFMVVSSYGGANTSSTGLVKIIKDLDADLSGKDVLIVEDILDTGITLSHLVPMLKMRNPNSVKLCTILSKPSRRKADIEPDYCGFEVPDEFVVGYGLDYDEKYRNLSYVGVLKPEVYSK is encoded by the coding sequence ATGCAGAGTGTCATGGATCGGGATATTGACCATATCCTCGTCTCGGAAGAACAGCTCAAGACCCGCGTGGCTGAGCTGGGCACGCAGATCAGCAAGGACTATGCAGGCAAGAATCTGCTGCTGGTCTCCATTTTAAAAGGTTCGGTCGTCTTTATGGCGGACCTGATGCGGGCTGTCAGCATCCCGTGCGGCATCGACTTTATGGTCGTTTCCAGCTACGGCGGAGCCAACACGTCCTCCACGGGCCTTGTCAAGATCATCAAGGATCTGGACGCTGACCTCTCCGGTAAAGACGTGCTGATCGTCGAAGATATCCTGGACACCGGCATCACCCTGTCTCACCTGGTGCCGATGCTGAAGATGCGCAACCCCAACAGCGTTAAGCTCTGCACCATCCTCAGCAAACCCAGCCGCCGCAAGGCGGACATTGAGCCGGATTACTGCGGCTTTGAAGTTCCTGATGAGTTCGTTGTCGGCTACGGTCTCGACTATGACGAAAAATATCGCAATCTGTCGTATGTCGGTGTCCTCAAGCCGGAAGTGTATTCCAAGTAA
- a CDS encoding HAD family phosphatase, translating into MYKNIIFDFGGVVVQFNPKDFLMDHFMNKRAEEIVYELTFGSQEWQDLDRGTITREEGNAAMLENAARVNRVFEVQTVIDEWPTILRTKESTVHTMQKLKAAGYRLYYLTNIPADIMDELRQREWFSLFDGGIASCEVHLCKPEPAIYTTLMQTCNLAYDESIFIDDNKVNAQAAYNLGITGILYKNPKSFERALRACGIELD; encoded by the coding sequence ATGTATAAAAATATTATTTTTGATTTCGGCGGCGTGGTCGTGCAATTCAATCCCAAAGATTTTCTGATGGACCACTTTATGAACAAACGCGCCGAGGAAATTGTGTACGAGCTGACCTTTGGCAGCCAGGAGTGGCAGGACCTGGACCGCGGCACCATCACCCGTGAAGAGGGCAACGCTGCGATGCTGGAAAACGCCGCCCGCGTCAACCGCGTATTTGAGGTGCAGACCGTCATCGACGAGTGGCCCACCATCCTGCGCACGAAGGAATCCACTGTGCACACCATGCAAAAGCTGAAAGCCGCCGGATACCGCCTGTACTACCTGACCAACATCCCAGCGGATATTATGGACGAGCTGCGCCAGCGGGAATGGTTCTCACTGTTTGACGGCGGTATTGCCTCCTGTGAGGTGCACCTGTGCAAGCCGGAACCGGCCATCTATACCACCCTGATGCAGACCTGCAACCTGGCGTATGACGAGTCGATCTTCATCGATGACAACAAGGTCAACGCCCAGGCCGCCTACAACCTGGGCATCACCGGCATCCTGTACAAGAACCCCAAGTCTTTTGAACGTGCCCTGCGTGCCTGCGGCATTGAGCTTGACTAA
- a CDS encoding DHH family phosphoesterase, with protein sequence MKQKQGLDLAAVILLLLIACAALAVPVALLSPKWLIAPAVLIVAALGVLWYQRRRLRTFVAKNLCSTDFENSRIQYSLTGLPIPTMLIADGRVLWYNTIFREEVLNGTDAVTRPIDRLFPELDLAVCSRPHGQDLTVGNKRFTAYAGAAKGSRGANIVYLVDDTVYKQTLEEYTASRPACLIIVIDSYDELFDDMKDSEQAKELEAINSLLEAYIAKSTGFLRKISNSRYIAVVEERDIHWMLQERFEILDQVRALHPGGFTTLSIGVGHGGKTLQECHQMARESIDIALGRGGDQAAVKTVDGFEFYGGISHGVEKRSHVRSRIIANALCDLIKKSDSVIIMGHRMSDLDAIGSAIGVLRICKICGVPAVIAVNSDATLAGPLLKTFIDAGEGHNFIPPDQTLDVITPRTLLIVVDTYQKRLLESQKIYEKCKRVVVIDHHRMAVGHIDNPLLLYHEPYASSASELVCELLQFLPKEDNITALEAQALLAGIMLDTRSFALHVGVRTFEAAAWLRSRGAQTADTKLLFNTSKEEYEARAHIVESAYIYKGCAIALSEELDAGMNVVLPMAANDLLTINGVDASFVAVAKNGGVNISARSMGALNVQVILEPLGGGGHLMMAGAQLHDCTLQDAETRIREQIDIYRAAQAAQQDAAR encoded by the coding sequence ATGAAGCAAAAGCAAGGCCTGGATCTGGCAGCGGTCATCCTGCTGCTGCTCATTGCCTGCGCGGCTTTGGCCGTGCCGGTGGCATTGCTGTCGCCTAAATGGCTCATTGCCCCGGCCGTGCTGATCGTTGCAGCGCTGGGCGTGCTGTGGTATCAGCGCCGCCGTCTGCGCACCTTTGTGGCCAAAAACCTTTGCAGTACGGACTTTGAGAACAGCCGCATCCAGTACAGCCTGACCGGCCTGCCCATCCCCACGATGTTGATTGCAGACGGCCGCGTGCTGTGGTATAATACTATCTTCCGGGAGGAAGTGCTGAACGGCACCGATGCCGTGACCCGGCCCATCGACCGGCTTTTCCCGGAACTGGACCTTGCGGTCTGCAGCCGCCCCCACGGTCAGGACTTGACCGTAGGAAACAAGCGGTTCACCGCCTACGCAGGCGCCGCCAAGGGCAGCCGCGGGGCCAACATCGTCTACCTTGTGGACGATACCGTTTATAAACAAACGCTGGAGGAATACACCGCCAGCCGCCCCGCCTGTCTGATCATCGTGATCGACAGCTACGATGAACTGTTCGACGACATGAAGGACAGCGAGCAGGCCAAGGAACTGGAAGCTATCAACAGTCTGCTGGAAGCGTACATCGCCAAAAGCACCGGTTTCCTGCGCAAGATCTCCAATAGCCGCTACATTGCGGTAGTGGAGGAACGCGACATCCACTGGATGCTGCAGGAACGGTTTGAAATTCTTGACCAGGTGCGCGCGCTGCATCCCGGCGGCTTTACCACGCTGTCCATCGGCGTAGGTCACGGCGGCAAGACTTTGCAGGAATGTCACCAGATGGCCCGTGAGAGCATCGATATTGCCCTCGGCCGAGGCGGCGACCAGGCGGCTGTCAAGACCGTAGACGGCTTTGAATTCTACGGAGGTATCTCCCACGGTGTCGAAAAGCGCAGTCATGTGCGCAGCCGCATCATTGCCAACGCCTTGTGCGACCTTATCAAAAAGAGTGACAGCGTCATCATTATGGGCCACCGCATGAGCGACCTGGATGCCATCGGCTCGGCCATCGGTGTGCTGCGCATCTGCAAGATCTGCGGCGTCCCGGCGGTCATCGCCGTCAACAGCGACGCCACCCTGGCAGGCCCGCTGCTGAAGACTTTCATCGATGCAGGCGAGGGACACAACTTCATCCCGCCGGACCAAACGCTGGATGTTATCACGCCCCGCACGCTGCTGATCGTGGTGGATACCTACCAGAAGCGCCTGCTGGAAAGCCAGAAAATCTACGAAAAGTGCAAGCGCGTTGTTGTCATCGATCACCACCGCATGGCGGTCGGCCATATCGACAACCCGCTGCTGCTCTACCACGAGCCTTACGCCTCCAGTGCCAGCGAACTGGTGTGTGAACTGCTGCAGTTCCTGCCCAAAGAGGATAACATCACCGCGCTGGAAGCCCAGGCCTTGCTGGCCGGCATCATGCTGGACACCCGCAGCTTTGCGCTGCATGTGGGCGTGCGCACCTTTGAGGCTGCCGCCTGGCTGCGCAGCCGCGGCGCCCAGACTGCCGATACCAAGCTGCTGTTCAACACCTCGAAAGAGGAGTACGAGGCCCGCGCCCACATTGTGGAAAGCGCCTACATTTACAAAGGCTGTGCCATCGCCCTCTCGGAGGAGCTGGATGCTGGCATGAACGTAGTGCTGCCCATGGCGGCCAACGATCTGCTGACCATCAACGGCGTGGACGCCAGCTTTGTGGCTGTCGCCAAAAACGGCGGCGTCAACATCTCTGCCCGCAGTATGGGCGCCTTGAACGTGCAGGTCATTCTGGAGCCCTTGGGCGGCGGCGGTCATTTGATGATGGCCGGTGCCCAGCTGCATGACTGTACCCTGCAGGATGCCGAAACGCGCATCCGTGAACAAATTGACATTTACCGCGCCGCCCAGGCTGCCCAGCAGGACGCGGCAAGGTAA
- the bsh gene encoding choloylglycine hydrolase: MCTAASYRTKDLYFGRNLDYEFSYGDEVTITPRNYPFTFRRAGEMRTHYAMIGMAYVAEEHPLYYDAVNEKGLCIAGLNFVGNAACQSETDGKDNISVFELIPWLLGQCADLNEVRALLAKLNLVDIPFNAQLPTAKLHWLITDRTGSITVEAVADGLHVYENPVEVLTNNPPFPQQMAMLANYRALSPRTPKNTFAPGVDLPELSRGMGGIGLPGDLSSMSRFVKVAFTRGNSKSADDEMSSVSQFFHILGSVEQQRGCCELDDGKYEITLYTSCCNADTGVYYYTTYDNNQITAVSMHHEDLDGVALVHYPIIQKQNIFCQN, translated from the coding sequence ATGTGTACGGCAGCATCCTACCGGACCAAAGACCTGTACTTTGGCCGCAACTTGGATTATGAATTTTCTTACGGGGATGAGGTGACCATCACCCCGCGCAACTACCCGTTCACGTTCCGTCGGGCGGGGGAGATGCGCACCCACTACGCCATGATCGGTATGGCCTATGTGGCCGAGGAGCATCCGCTCTACTACGATGCTGTCAACGAGAAAGGCCTGTGCATTGCAGGGCTGAACTTTGTGGGCAACGCTGCCTGCCAGTCGGAAACGGACGGAAAGGACAACATCTCGGTGTTTGAACTGATCCCCTGGCTGCTGGGCCAGTGCGCCGACTTGAACGAGGTACGCGCCCTGTTGGCCAAGCTGAACCTTGTGGACATCCCATTTAACGCCCAGCTGCCCACGGCAAAGCTGCACTGGCTCATCACTGATCGCACCGGCAGCATCACGGTAGAGGCCGTGGCCGATGGCCTGCATGTGTACGAGAATCCTGTAGAGGTGCTGACCAACAACCCGCCGTTCCCGCAGCAGATGGCCATGCTGGCCAACTACCGCGCCCTCAGCCCCCGGACCCCGAAAAACACTTTCGCTCCCGGCGTGGATCTGCCGGAACTCAGCCGCGGTATGGGCGGCATCGGCCTGCCGGGCGACCTTTCCTCGATGTCCCGCTTTGTCAAAGTGGCTTTTACCCGGGGCAACTCGAAATCGGCCGACGACGAGATGAGCAGTGTCAGCCAGTTCTTCCACATCCTCGGCTCGGTAGAGCAGCAGCGCGGCTGCTGTGAGCTGGATGACGGCAAGTACGAGATCACCCTCTACACAAGCTGCTGCAACGCCGATACAGGTGTCTATTACTACACGACCTACGATAACAACCAGATCACCGCTGTGTCCATGCACCACGAAGATTTGGATGGTGTGGCCCTCGTGCATTATCCCATCATCCAAAAGCAGAACATTTTCTGCCAGAACTAA
- the ftsH gene encoding ATP-dependent zinc metalloprotease FtsH — protein sequence MVVVLLFVSLSPLVAASASKHVNYSDIYYYFQNQQVTSYRLDRNTNLLEMWLKEGKKPLPEDTSSTADLPSGGLLTNLSGSQDDEDELPANGGTVYVSYKLPYGGDFNTGKITEFVDAYNEANPDAPMIFDYVAVKTSVPWLEIIFYSVMLGSVGMLFMSMYRGGAGGGIMNVGRAKVKDQQESQRKATFADVAGADEEKEELQEVVEFLKAPGKFNTLGARIPHGVLLVGPPGTGKTLLARACAGEAGVPFYAISGSDFVEMYVGVGASRVRDLFEKAKKTMPSIVFIDEIDAVGRQRGAGLGGGHDEREQTLNQLLVEMDGFDANDGVIVMAATNRADILDKALLRPGRFDRQVYVGLPDVKGREEILKVHTKNKPLGPDVSLKTIARSTAGFSGADLENLVNEAALLAARKGKKAITEPEIEEASVKVMMGPEKKSHVVTDEERRLTAYHETGHAITGYFSKHHDPVHQISIISRGGAGGYTMYLPEKDPSYVTKTAMFENIVTSLGGRVAEQLVLEDISTGASSDLEQATKTARAMVTRYGFSERLGPVVYGGDPGETFLGRDFGQGKGYSEAIASEIDNEIRDIVDEAYETARRILTEHMAELHKVSAVLMEREKISGEEFKTLMEGGTLPPYDLANGKTAEPAAPAVQAEQPKSDTDAEQVTDQPDVQQ from the coding sequence ATGGTAGTGGTACTGCTTTTCGTAAGTCTCTCGCCGCTGGTGGCGGCTTCGGCTTCCAAGCATGTCAATTACTCTGACATCTACTATTATTTCCAGAATCAGCAGGTAACCTCTTACCGGCTGGACCGCAACACCAACCTCCTGGAGATGTGGCTTAAAGAGGGCAAGAAGCCTCTGCCGGAGGATACGTCCTCCACGGCAGATCTGCCGTCTGGCGGCTTGCTGACCAACCTCAGCGGCAGCCAGGACGATGAAGACGAACTGCCCGCCAACGGCGGAACCGTCTACGTCAGCTATAAGCTGCCCTACGGCGGCGACTTCAACACCGGCAAGATCACCGAGTTTGTGGACGCCTACAATGAGGCCAACCCTGACGCCCCGATGATCTTCGACTACGTGGCCGTCAAGACCAGCGTGCCCTGGTTGGAGATCATCTTCTACTCGGTCATGCTGGGCAGCGTCGGTATGCTGTTCATGTCGATGTACCGCGGCGGTGCGGGCGGCGGCATCATGAATGTCGGCCGTGCCAAGGTCAAGGACCAGCAGGAGAGCCAGCGCAAAGCGACCTTCGCCGATGTGGCTGGTGCTGATGAAGAAAAGGAAGAACTGCAGGAAGTTGTCGAGTTCCTCAAGGCTCCCGGCAAGTTCAATACTTTGGGTGCACGTATTCCCCACGGCGTGCTGCTGGTGGGCCCTCCGGGTACTGGTAAAACGTTGCTGGCCCGTGCCTGCGCAGGCGAGGCGGGTGTGCCGTTCTACGCCATCTCCGGCTCTGACTTCGTCGAAATGTACGTCGGTGTCGGTGCCTCCCGTGTACGTGACCTGTTTGAAAAAGCCAAAAAGACCATGCCGTCCATCGTCTTTATCGATGAGATCGATGCCGTGGGCCGCCAGCGCGGCGCCGGTTTGGGCGGCGGCCATGATGAACGCGAGCAGACCCTGAACCAGCTGTTGGTCGAGATGGACGGCTTCGATGCCAACGATGGCGTCATCGTGATGGCTGCTACCAACCGTGCCGACATCCTGGATAAGGCGTTGCTGCGTCCCGGCCGTTTTGACCGTCAGGTCTATGTCGGTTTGCCCGATGTAAAGGGCCGTGAGGAGATCCTCAAGGTCCACACCAAGAACAAGCCCCTCGGCCCCGATGTCAGCCTGAAGACCATTGCACGTTCCACGGCTGGTTTCTCCGGCGCTGACCTGGAAAACCTCGTTAATGAGGCTGCGCTGCTGGCAGCCCGCAAGGGAAAGAAGGCCATCACCGAGCCGGAGATCGAGGAAGCTTCCGTCAAGGTCATGATGGGCCCCGAAAAGAAGAGCCATGTGGTCACCGACGAGGAGCGCCGCCTGACGGCCTACCACGAGACCGGCCACGCCATCACCGGCTACTTCAGCAAGCACCATGACCCGGTGCATCAGATCAGCATTATTTCCCGCGGCGGTGCAGGCGGCTATACCATGTACCTGCCCGAGAAGGACCCCAGCTATGTTACCAAGACCGCGATGTTTGAGAACATCGTTACCTCCTTGGGCGGCCGTGTGGCTGAGCAGCTGGTGCTGGAGGACATCTCCACCGGTGCATCCAGCGACCTGGAGCAGGCCACCAAGACTGCCCGCGCCATGGTTACCCGTTATGGCTTCTCTGAGCGGCTGGGCCCCGTGGTCTACGGCGGCGATCCCGGCGAGACTTTCCTGGGCCGCGACTTCGGCCAGGGAAAAGGCTACTCCGAGGCGATTGCATCCGAGATCGACAACGAGATCCGCGACATCGTGGATGAGGCCTACGAGACGGCCCGCCGTATCCTGACCGAACACATGGCCGAACTGCACAAGGTCTCGGCCGTGCTGATGGAGCGCGAGAAGATCAGCGGCGAAGAGTTCAAGACCCTGATGGAGGGTGGCACCCTGCCGCCCTATGACCTGGCCAACGGTAAGACCGCCGAACCGGCAGCACCTGCCGTCCAGGCCGAACAGCCGAAATCCGATACGGATGCCGAGCAGGTTACGGACCAGCCCGACGTGCAACAGTAA
- a CDS encoding YlmC/YmxH family sporulation protein, whose protein sequence is MTLRDLARKDVIRLSNGENLGRIDDIEFEEKSARLTAVVLHGRSRCLGLLGSDDDLVIPWQSIKTIGTDAVMVEPDPDADLHRHR, encoded by the coding sequence ATGACGCTGCGTGACCTGGCCCGGAAGGATGTGATACGCCTTTCCAATGGCGAAAACCTGGGCCGCATCGATGATATTGAGTTTGAGGAAAAATCTGCCCGCCTTACCGCTGTGGTGCTGCATGGTCGCAGCCGCTGCCTGGGGCTGTTGGGCAGCGACGACGACCTTGTGATCCCGTGGCAGAGCATCAAAACCATTGGCACGGATGCCGTAATGGTGGAGCCTGACCCGGATGCCGACCTGCACCGCCACCGATAA
- the rplI gene encoding 50S ribosomal protein L9, producing the protein MKIILKQDVKTIGKKDEIHEVSDGYARNFLFPRGLAAPADAAALNQARTKSEAKAHHEAEARAAAEELAAKIKGQVVTAKVKGGASGKLYGKVTGKEVAELLTQLTGTEIDKKKVELPSAIKEFGSYDAAVRLYAGVVAPFKLKVEEL; encoded by the coding sequence ATGAAGATCATTCTGAAACAGGATGTCAAGACCATCGGTAAAAAAGACGAGATCCATGAGGTTTCGGACGGTTACGCCCGCAACTTTCTGTTCCCCCGCGGCCTGGCTGCCCCCGCAGACGCCGCTGCCCTGAACCAGGCCCGCACCAAGAGCGAGGCCAAGGCCCACCATGAGGCAGAAGCCCGCGCGGCTGCCGAAGAGCTGGCTGCAAAGATCAAGGGCCAGGTCGTCACCGCCAAAGTCAAGGGCGGTGCCTCCGGCAAGCTGTATGGCAAGGTCACCGGCAAAGAAGTCGCTGAACTGCTGACCCAGCTGACCGGCACCGAGATCGACAAGAAAAAAGTCGAGCTGCCGTCCGCTATCAAGGAGTTTGGCAGCTATGACGCCGCTGTGCGCCTGTATGCCGGCGTTGTCGCACCGTTCAAACTGAAAGTGGAAGAACTGTAA
- the tilS gene encoding tRNA lysidine(34) synthetase TilS, with product MSTDAEKTVQCIEETLLAYCRQQGLFKSGDRVIAAYSGGADSMALLLFLLRRRKDLAIEVLATHVNHGIRGASARADANFVTAFCRRNGVELFLYDAEKEGVPIPPQPSEEWARELRYTWFDQLAAREEALIATAHTCSDQAETLLFRMARGTGLHGLAGIPPCRGIYRRPCLCLTRADTEAYCAALGQNYVQDETNAADLYARNRIRHTVVPALQSVNPAAEQAIARLCRQMRALDDWLTAEAAALLQAAAVQGGYEVETLCRARGPVLDAALHALISPVRDAEEKYVNLLRFLVLQREGALQLTPEVTYKIKNGVLLRLTPQGIKPPPAPPQPLSEGSFSLPGGYFVEFRRVKYEEFLKNQPIFKKDLNCCADCAKIQGNVMLRTRQPGDSFRPAGRHVRKTLKKYYNELGVPLDERALLPLLASGSEVLWLWGSGFAEGCAPDAYTHEVLTVRTEKTGEA from the coding sequence ATGAGTACTGACGCGGAAAAAACTGTACAGTGTATCGAGGAGACTCTGTTGGCCTACTGCCGCCAGCAGGGTCTGTTCAAGTCTGGCGACAGAGTCATTGCAGCCTACTCCGGTGGAGCAGACTCTATGGCTTTGTTGCTTTTTTTGCTTCGGCGGCGCAAAGACTTGGCCATCGAAGTGCTGGCCACCCACGTCAACCACGGTATCCGCGGTGCGTCGGCCCGGGCTGACGCCAACTTTGTCACGGCGTTCTGCCGCCGGAACGGGGTAGAACTGTTCCTGTATGATGCCGAGAAAGAGGGTGTGCCCATCCCGCCCCAGCCCAGTGAGGAATGGGCGCGGGAGCTGCGCTATACCTGGTTCGACCAGCTGGCCGCGCGGGAGGAAGCTCTGATTGCCACGGCCCACACCTGTTCTGACCAGGCGGAGACGCTCTTGTTCCGCATGGCGCGGGGGACAGGTCTGCACGGGCTGGCAGGTATCCCGCCCTGCCGCGGCATCTACCGCCGCCCCTGCCTGTGCCTGACCCGCGCCGATACCGAGGCATACTGTGCCGCCCTTGGGCAAAACTATGTGCAGGATGAGACCAACGCCGCCGACCTTTACGCCCGCAACCGCATCCGCCATACGGTGGTGCCGGCGCTGCAAAGCGTCAACCCGGCGGCGGAGCAGGCGATCGCCCGCCTGTGCCGCCAGATGCGGGCACTGGATGATTGGCTGACCGCCGAAGCAGCTGCGCTTTTGCAGGCGGCTGCTGTGCAGGGCGGCTATGAGGTTGAGACCCTCTGCCGCGCCCGCGGCCCGGTGCTGGATGCAGCGCTGCATGCGCTTATCAGCCCTGTGCGGGACGCCGAAGAAAAGTATGTAAACCTTCTGCGTTTCCTTGTTTTGCAGCGGGAAGGTGCCCTGCAATTGACGCCGGAAGTGACCTATAAGATCAAAAACGGCGTGCTGCTGCGCCTGACCCCGCAGGGCATAAAACCGCCGCCGGCCCCGCCGCAGCCCCTTAGCGAGGGCAGTTTTAGCCTTCCGGGTGGTTATTTTGTGGAATTTCGGCGCGTAAAGTATGAAGAATTTCTAAAAAATCAACCAATTTTCAAAAAAGACTTAAACTGTTGTGCGGATTGTGCTAAAATACAAGGGAATGTTATGCTGCGCACACGGCAGCCGGGGGACAGTTTCCGTCCGGCTGGCAGGCATGTACGTAAAACACTCAAAAAATATTACAACGAACTGGGCGTCCCGCTGGATGAGCGGGCGCTGCTGCCGCTGCTGGCCAGCGGCAGTGAGGTGCTCTGGCTCTGGGGCAGCGGCTTTGCCGAAGGCTGCGCCCCCGATGCGTATACGCATGAAGTGCTGACGGTGAGGACGGAAAAAACAGGGGAGGCATAA